CAACTAATGTACCTTCTCCCTCATATGATTCACTTTCAATAATAGCGTTTCTATGAAGATAAGCGTTGATAGAACTTTCAGAATAAGGAATTAAAAGTTCTATTTTTTTCATAGTTCTAGGTAGAGCCTCAGTAACCCTATCTAAAAGTAAATCTATATTTACCTCATTTTTTGCACTTATTTCAACAATTTCCATATGAGAGTAAAGTTCTTTTAATTTAGCAATCTGTTCCTCTGTAGCAACATCACATTTATTAAGAGCTAAAATTGTAGGTTTATCAAAAGCTCCAAGTTCAGTTAAAACATTTTCAACTGATTTGATTTGCTGAATCACAGTATCGCTAGAAGCATCAACAAGATGAACTAAAAGATCAGAGAAAATAACTTCTTCAAGAGTTGATTTGAAAGCTTCAACTAAATCATGAGGAAGTTTTCTAACAAAACCAACAGTATCAGTAAGAGCAGTTATTCTTTTATCAGGTAAAATCATAGTTCTTGTAGTAGCGTCAAGAGTAGCAAATAACATATTTTCAGCAAAAACAGCTTCTTTTTTTACTGTGTTATCACTTGGATACATATCTACAAGAAGGTTTCTAAGAGTTGATTTTCCAACGTTTGTATATCCAACAAGAGATACTCTAGGAATACCAGAACTTTCTCTTTTTGTTCTTTGAAGAGCTCTAATTTTTTTAATTTTCTCTAATTCTTGTTTAAGAGCAAAGATTTCATCTTTTATTCTTCTTCTATCAATTTCTAACTTTTTCTCTCCAGGTCCTTTAGTACCGATTCCACCACCAGTTCTAGACATAACACTTCCTAAACCGATAAGTCTGTGGCTTCTATACTTAAGTTGAGCTAACTCTACTTGAATTTTAGCCTCTCTAGTTCTTGCTCTTCTAGCAAAAATTTCAAGAATTAGAATAGTTCTATCAATAACTTTACATCCAGTAACAGCTTCTAAGTTTTTAATTTGAACTCCACTTAACTCTTCATCAAAAATTATAAGATTTGCATTTTTAATCTGTCTTAATAGAGCTAGCTCTTTAACTTTACCACTACCTATGTAGAAAATGTTATCGATTCTTTTAATTTTTTGGAATATTCTTCCAGCAACATTAACTTCACATGCTCTAGCTAATTCTTCAAGTTCGTCTAAACTTTCTTCTGAATCAACACCAACTACAATAGCATATTCACTATCATCCTCAACAACATCACTTTTTCTAAGTTCAGCTTCAATTTCTAAAGCTTTATCTAAATAGTCAATTGAAAGTGTTTTTTCTAAAGAGAGATTTTCAATCTCTTCGTAAGTTAATTCTTGATTTTCAATTTTACAGTAACCAACGTTGATACCTGTAATTTCAGTTTCTCCAACTCCAATAGCTAAGATTGCATCTAACTTTAACTTTAAAAGAGCTGAAATATCAATCATAGAAAGCTTAGAATATCCATTCGGGTGAGTATGTATAACTTTTACTCCACTCAACTTTTTACTAGAAATCTCAAGAATAGGTAGTTCAACACTATTACTATCTCCAATTGCAACTTCTAAAATTTTTCCTTTTCTATCTATTGAAACACTAATTTCACGATTAATAACTCTTGTCATATCTGTAATAAGTGCAACAATTTCAGGGTTAACAAGTTTACCTTTTTCAACTGTCATACTATAAATAGTATCTAATTCAGCTAAAATGGAGTCTCTAATACCCTCAACATTACCTTTTATCATATTTCACATCCTTAACCCTTAATATAATTAAGATTTTTTATCTTAATTATATTACATATATAAGAAAAATACAAATTTTCTAACATATATACAAAAAAAGTTTGCAAATCCGGATAAAATGTAGTATTAATTATATAGTTAGTTCTTTTAATAAACAAATTTTAGCGCTGGGAGGAAAAAATGAAAAAAATTGGTCTTTTACCAAAATTAATTTTGGCGATTATAATCGGTATTGGTGTGGGTATGCTAGGAATGGAGATGCCTGTAAGAGTATTAGCAACGTTTAACGGTATTTTTGGAAACTTTTTAAAGTTCTCAATACCACTTATTATAATAGGGTTTGTTGCACCGGGAATTGGGGAACTTGGAACTGGAGCAGGAAAACTATTGGGAATTACAACGGCAATAGCTTATATTTCGACAGTATTATCAGGGTCGTTTACATACTTTGTAAACTCGGCAGTGTTTAAGATGATATTAAAAACAGGATCTATGATTTCAACTGCTGATAATCCAGAGCACTCATTACTATCTGGTTATTTAACAATAAATATGCCTCCAATAATGGATGTTATGACAGCACTATTAACTGCGTTTATTTTAGGAATAGGAATAGCGATAGCAAAAGGTCATGCAATTAAAGATGTAATGAATGAATTCCAAAAGATAGTAGAAGGAATTATAAGAAATATAATTATTCCATTCTTACCATTACATATAGCAGGAATTTTTGCAAATATGACTTATGCAGGTCAAGTTGTAACAATTTTATCTGTATTCTCAAAAGTATTTGCTGTAATAATTTTACTTCATATTACAGTTTTATTGATAATGTATTTTATAGCTGGTGGATTATCAGGAGCAAATCCAATAGTTTTAATAAAAAATATGTTACCTGCATATTTTACAGCCATAGGAACACAATCTTCAGCTGCAACTATACCAGTGACTTTAAATCAAACTAAAGAAAATGGTGTAAACCCAGGAATTGCGGAGTTTGTAGTACCTTTATGCGCAACAATTCATTTATCAGGAAGTACAATAACTTTAGTAAGTTGTGCGATGGCAATAATGATGTTAAATGGAATGACAGTAACATTTGGAACAATGCTAGGATTTATATTGATGTTAGGTGTGACAATGGTTGCAGCACCAGGAGTTCCAGGTGGAGCAGTAATGGCTGCCTTAGGAATAATAGAGACAATGTTAGGATTCCCTCCGACATTAACATCTATAATGATTGCATTATACTTAGCTCAAGATAGCTTTGGAACTGCATGTAATGTAACAGGAGATGGAGCAATTGCGATTGTTGTAAATAAAATTGCAGGATTTAAACTTGAGAAAAAATAAATCTAAATTACTTTTTTGTTTTAAAGAAACTAACTAAATAAAGGATTGAAAGGGGGTATGAAAATAAAATACCCCTTTTTTTAATACTAAAAATAAAGTTTAATGTTAAAAATGTGTAAAAATTAAGTTAAATTTGGGTTTTTTATTTTACAATTTTTAAAATACGTGATAGAATTTAGCTAATTGACTATTTAATCAAAAAAAAATTAAAATAAAAAATAGAATTTAGGAGGAAAAATGTACTTAGATATCTTTTTTAAGGTTCTAGGAGGACTGGGTCTATTCTTATATGGAATGGAGAACATGTCTAAAGGAATGCAAAAAATGGCAGGAGAAAGATTGAAAAAAATCTTAGCTATGCTTACAACAAATCGTTTTATGGCCATCGGAATGGGAGTGTTTGTAACAGCATTAGTTCAATCATCATCTGTAAGTACTGTAATGACAATAGGATTTGTAAACGCTTCATTATTAACACTAAAGCAAGCTTTAGGGGTTATATTAGGAGCTAACATTGGAACAACAATAACAGGATGGATACTGGTTCTAAAAATAGGAAAGTATGGACTTCCAATGGCTGGAGCAGCAGCTATATCAACGATGTTCTTCACTAGTGAAAAAGCTAGAACAAGAGCTATGGCAATAATGGGACTAGGATTAATATTCTTCGGATTAGAATTAATGAGTGATGGATTAAAACCATTAAGATCATTACCTGAATTCGTAGCTTTATTCCATGCATTTACAGCAGATACTTACTTTGGTGTTTTAAAAGCAGCTGCAGTAGGGGCTCTTTTAACAGCGGTAGTTCAATCATCATCAGCTACACTAGGAATTACGATAACTTTAGCTGTTCAAGGGTTAATTGATTATCCAACAGCAGTAGCATTAGTTTTAGGAGAGAATGTAGGAACTACAATAACTGCACTGTTAGCTTCATTAAACGCAACAGCGAATGCAAAAAGAGCAGCGTATGCTCATACGATAATAAATATAGCTGGAGTAGTTTGGGCCACAACAATCTTTAGACCATATTTGATGTTCTTAGAGAACTTATTAGATCCAGCGAATAACTTAACAGCAGCAATTGCAACCGCTCACACAATGTTTAACGTGTTGAATGTAGTTATGTTTATTCCGTTTACAGGATATTTAGCTGATTTCTTATGTAAAGTTGTAAAATCAGATTCACCAGTAGCTAAAGAGAGAGTAACTCATTTAGACATATTAATGGCGGATACTCCATCAGTAGTAGTTGAGCAAACTCAAAAAGAGATTTTAGCTATGGGAACTCAAATAAAAGAGATTTTTGCAGACTTAGATAGCGTGTTTTCTGGAAAAGAGAAGATTGATACTCAAGTTGGAAAAATTGAAAAGTTAGAGGATACTTTAGATTTATTCCAAAAAGAGATTTCAGATGTAAACTTCCATATTTTAAATGGAACATTAGATTGTGCTAATACAGAGGATACGAGAGAAAACTTACAAACTTGTGATGAGTATGAAACGATAAGTGACTACTTATTAAGAATTGCAAAGACATTAAAGAAGATGCAAGATAATGGAATTGAGTTAAACGAGTATAAGAGAGCAACTTTAAATCAATTACATAATAATGTTGAAGACCTATTTAATGATATCAATAGAGCTTATGAATTAAGAGATAAGGATCTATTTATAGGTGCTATTAAAAAGTGTAACTACATTAAAGATGAATATAAGAGAGCAAGAGCAGAGCACTTAGAGCATGTTTCTGAAAATGTAATGCCAGCAATGTTAAGTACAGGATATATGGATATCTTAAATAACTATAGAAGAATAAAAGATCATTTATACAATATAGTTGAAGTTTTTGCAAAAATAAACTAATATAAAAAGAGAGGAGAGATCCTCTCTTTATTATTTTTAAGAGGAGAAAAATATGAAAACTTACTATTTTGACAATTCAGCTACAAGTTCCCCAAAACCTGAAGCAGTTTATAGTTCAGTTGGAATTGCAGTAAGAGAGTATAGTGCTAATCCAGGAAGAGCAGGTCATAGAAAGGCTTTAGAAGTAGCCAGAAAAATATATGAGGTCAGAGAAAAAATTGCCAATTTTTTTGGAGTTAGAAATAGTTTGAATGTTGCGTTTACAGCTAATGCGACAGAATCACTAAATTTTGCTATAAAAGGAGCAATTCCAGAAGGAGCACATGTAGTAACAACAAACTTTGAACATAATTCAGTACTTAGACCGTTGTATTATATGAGAGATGAAAAAGATATAAAACTTACATTTATAAATACATATTTAGATTTAGAAAAAGCCATAACACCAGAAACGAAAGCAGTTGTTATGAACCATATATCTAATGTAAATGGAACAATTCAAAAGATAAAAGAAGTAGGAGATATTTGTAAAAAAAATGGAATACTTTTTATACTTGATGCATCTCAAAGTGCAGGATATATCGATATAAATATGGAAAGAGATAATATAGATATTCTGTGTTTAACAGGTCATAAATCACTTTTTGGAATTCAAGGAATAGGAGTGATTGCGCTGAGAGAAGGTATTAAAATTGAACCTATTCTAGAGGGAGGAACAGGAAGTTTTTCAAAGCTTCAGAGACAACCTAAAGAGATGCCAGAGATGTTAGAGGCCGGAACTCTCAATACTCCTGGGATTATAAGTTTAGGAGCAGGAGTAGATTTTATACAAGAGATAGGTATAGAAAATATAAAAAAACATGAAGATGGATTAGTTCTTAAATTTTTAGAAGGTTTAGAGCGATTAGAGAAAGTTAAAGTTTATAAAAGTTTTACAGAGAATCAAGCCCCGGTTATAAGTATAAATATGGATGGGGTTGATTCTGGAGATCTTTCAAGTATATTAGATGAGGAGTTTGGAATATTGGTAAGACCTGGATATCATTGTGCACCATTAGCTCATGAAGCTATTGGAACTTATGAAACAGGAACAGTTCGTTTTTCATTTGGTTTTTTTAATACAGAGGATGAGGTCGATTATCTACTTCAAACATTAAAAAATATTGCTTTACAAATTTAAAATCGTATGTTATACTTTTCAAAGTGTAAAAAAAACGAGGAGGATAAAAAGTGAAGAAATCGTTAAGTATTTTTGGATTTAAGCAAGAAGAAAAAAAGAAAAAAGCGCTATTTTCATTATTTTTATCTTTTGATTTTAATATTAATATATGGAATAGAAGTTACATTAATTTGTAATTTCTATTCCTTTTTTTTTAATCAAATTTTCTAAGGAGGAAAAATGAGAGATTTTATTTCGATGAAAGATTTTACAAAAGGGGATATTTTAGAAGTTTTAAGAGTGGCAAAAGAGTTAGAGAAGAAAAATGAAGAACTTTTGAAAAATAAAATAGTTGGAAGCTTATTTTTCGAACCTTCAACAAGAACTAGATTATCATTTACATCAGCGGCTTATAGATTAGGAGCAAAAGTTTTAGGGTTTGATTCTCCAGATGCAACTTCATTAAAAAAAGGTGAGACATTGAGAGATACAATAAAGATGACAGAAGCTTATTCGGATGTAATTGTTATGAGACACAATAGAGATGGTGCAGCTCGTTTTGCAGCAGATATCTCAAAAGTTCCATTATTAAATGCAGGGGATGGAGCAAATGAGCATCCAAGTCAGACGATGTTGGATTTATATACGATTCAAAAAGAGTTGGGAAGTATAGAGGGGAAAAAGGTAGCTTTCGTAGGAGATTTAAAGTATGGAAGAACGGTTCACTCATTGACAAAAGCATTAGAGATGTTCAACTGTGAGTTTTACTTTATAGCACCTGAAGTAATTCAAATACCTGAGTATATAACAAGAGAGTTGGATAAAAAAGGGATAAAGTATCATATAATATCTGATTACAAAGAGATATTAAAAGAGATAGATGTTCTTTATATGACGAGAATACAAAAAGAAAGATTTGATAAGATAGAAGATTATGAGAAAGTAGCTGGAGTATATGTAATAGATAAAGAGAGTATAGTTGGAAAGTGTAAAGATGAGATGATAATTCTTCATCCACTACCAAGAGTAGATGAGATTAAAATCGATTTAGATGATACAAAGCATGCAAAATACTTTGAACAAGCAGCAAATGGAGTTCCGGCAAGACAAGCAATCTTCTCAATTGCATTGGGATTAGTAGAGGTTACTAAAAGTGAGATGTTAGAAAAAGATATCAGAAAATCAGAAGAGATTGTTTGTGAGAATCAAAAGTGTATAACAAAATTTGAAGAAACAGATAACAAATATGTTGTAGATAAAGACCATAAGTATTGTTACTATTGTAATAAAGATATAAAAAAATAAAAATTTGAAGATAGATTTGGGAGGAAAAATGTTTTTAGAAGATTGCAAAGTATTAGAAAATCATAAAGTTGGAGAAAATTATTACTTAATGAAAATAGAGTCAGCGAAAGCTTCTCAACATTCAAAAGCTGGACAATTTTTCATGCTAAAGTTAAATAATGAAATAAGAATTTTAAGAAGACCTATCAGTCTTCACTATGTAGATAAGGATAGAAACATTTTAGAGTTTTATTACGAAGTTAAAGGTGGAGGAACAAAAGAGTTTGCAACTCTTAAAGCTGGAGATTCATTAAATATCCAAGGTCCTTTAGGAACTGGATTTACAACTTCTATAAAAGGAAAAAGATGTGTAGTTGTAGGAGGGGGAATGGGAATTGCTCCAACAAAATTGCTTATAGATGAGTTGAAAAAAGAAAATGAAGTAATATTTATAGCTGGTGGAAGAAGCAAGGAAGCTTTAAATATTTTAGGAAACTTAAACTTAGATGAAGTGAAAACATATATAACAACTGATGATGGTTCTTTAGGGGAAAAGGGGAATGTAATATCAGTTTTAAGCAAAGTTTTAGCTGAAGAGAAAATAGATATGGTGCAAACGTGTGGACCACATAAGATGATGGAAGCTGTAGCGGCAACATCACAAAAAGCTGAAGTTTTCTGTGAAGTTTCACTAGAGGAAAGAATGGCTTGTGGAGTTAAGGCTTGTGTAGGATGTTCAATAAAAACGTTAGACGGTATGAAAAAAGTTTGTCATGATGGACCAGTTTTTGATTCAAAAATAATAGTAGATGTAAATCCAAAAGAAAACACTGGATGTAGCTGTGGAAAATAAGGGAGTGGGAAGTATGAATAGATTAAAAACAAATTTTTTAGGAAAAGAGTTTAAAAATCCAATGGTAACATCATCTGGATGTTTCGGATTTGGTTTAGAATATAAAGAT
The window above is part of the Cetobacterium sp. ZOR0034 genome. Proteins encoded here:
- the pyrB gene encoding aspartate carbamoyltransferase; translated protein: MRDFISMKDFTKGDILEVLRVAKELEKKNEELLKNKIVGSLFFEPSTRTRLSFTSAAYRLGAKVLGFDSPDATSLKKGETLRDTIKMTEAYSDVIVMRHNRDGAARFAADISKVPLLNAGDGANEHPSQTMLDLYTIQKELGSIEGKKVAFVGDLKYGRTVHSLTKALEMFNCEFYFIAPEVIQIPEYITRELDKKGIKYHIISDYKEILKEIDVLYMTRIQKERFDKIEDYEKVAGVYVIDKESIVGKCKDEMIILHPLPRVDEIKIDLDDTKHAKYFEQAANGVPARQAIFSIALGLVEVTKSEMLEKDIRKSEEIVCENQKCITKFEETDNKYVVDKDHKYCYYCNKDIKK
- a CDS encoding Na/Pi cotransporter family protein, which codes for MYLDIFFKVLGGLGLFLYGMENMSKGMQKMAGERLKKILAMLTTNRFMAIGMGVFVTALVQSSSVSTVMTIGFVNASLLTLKQALGVILGANIGTTITGWILVLKIGKYGLPMAGAAAISTMFFTSEKARTRAMAIMGLGLIFFGLELMSDGLKPLRSLPEFVALFHAFTADTYFGVLKAAAVGALLTAVVQSSSATLGITITLAVQGLIDYPTAVALVLGENVGTTITALLASLNATANAKRAAYAHTIINIAGVVWATTIFRPYLMFLENLLDPANNLTAAIATAHTMFNVLNVVMFIPFTGYLADFLCKVVKSDSPVAKERVTHLDILMADTPSVVVEQTQKEILAMGTQIKEIFADLDSVFSGKEKIDTQVGKIEKLEDTLDLFQKEISDVNFHILNGTLDCANTEDTRENLQTCDEYETISDYLLRIAKTLKKMQDNGIELNEYKRATLNQLHNNVEDLFNDINRAYELRDKDLFIGAIKKCNYIKDEYKRARAEHLEHVSENVMPAMLSTGYMDILNNYRRIKDHLYNIVEVFAKIN
- a CDS encoding aminotransferase class V-fold PLP-dependent enzyme, which produces MKTYYFDNSATSSPKPEAVYSSVGIAVREYSANPGRAGHRKALEVARKIYEVREKIANFFGVRNSLNVAFTANATESLNFAIKGAIPEGAHVVTTNFEHNSVLRPLYYMRDEKDIKLTFINTYLDLEKAITPETKAVVMNHISNVNGTIQKIKEVGDICKKNGILFILDASQSAGYIDINMERDNIDILCLTGHKSLFGIQGIGVIALREGIKIEPILEGGTGSFSKLQRQPKEMPEMLEAGTLNTPGIISLGAGVDFIQEIGIENIKKHEDGLVLKFLEGLERLEKVKVYKSFTENQAPVISINMDGVDSGDLSSILDEEFGILVRPGYHCAPLAHEAIGTYETGTVRFSFGFFNTEDEVDYLLQTLKNIALQI
- a CDS encoding dihydroorotate dehydrogenase electron transfer subunit, whose product is MFLEDCKVLENHKVGENYYLMKIESAKASQHSKAGQFFMLKLNNEIRILRRPISLHYVDKDRNILEFYYEVKGGGTKEFATLKAGDSLNIQGPLGTGFTTSIKGKRCVVVGGGMGIAPTKLLIDELKKENEVIFIAGGRSKEALNILGNLNLDEVKTYITTDDGSLGEKGNVISVLSKVLAEEKIDMVQTCGPHKMMEAVAATSQKAEVFCEVSLEERMACGVKACVGCSIKTLDGMKKVCHDGPVFDSKIIVDVNPKENTGCSCGK
- a CDS encoding dicarboxylate/amino acid:cation symporter, translating into MKKIGLLPKLILAIIIGIGVGMLGMEMPVRVLATFNGIFGNFLKFSIPLIIIGFVAPGIGELGTGAGKLLGITTAIAYISTVLSGSFTYFVNSAVFKMILKTGSMISTADNPEHSLLSGYLTINMPPIMDVMTALLTAFILGIGIAIAKGHAIKDVMNEFQKIVEGIIRNIIIPFLPLHIAGIFANMTYAGQVVTILSVFSKVFAVIILLHITVLLIMYFIAGGLSGANPIVLIKNMLPAYFTAIGTQSSAATIPVTLNQTKENGVNPGIAEFVVPLCATIHLSGSTITLVSCAMAIMMLNGMTVTFGTMLGFILMLGVTMVAAPGVPGGAVMAALGIIETMLGFPPTLTSIMIALYLAQDSFGTACNVTGDGAIAIVVNKIAGFKLEKK
- the hflX gene encoding GTPase HflX; this encodes MIKGNVEGIRDSILAELDTIYSMTVEKGKLVNPEIVALITDMTRVINREISVSIDRKGKILEVAIGDSNSVELPILEISSKKLSGVKVIHTHPNGYSKLSMIDISALLKLKLDAILAIGVGETEITGINVGYCKIENQELTYEEIENLSLEKTLSIDYLDKALEIEAELRKSDVVEDDSEYAIVVGVDSEESLDELEELARACEVNVAGRIFQKIKRIDNIFYIGSGKVKELALLRQIKNANLIIFDEELSGVQIKNLEAVTGCKVIDRTILILEIFARRARTREAKIQVELAQLKYRSHRLIGLGSVMSRTGGGIGTKGPGEKKLEIDRRRIKDEIFALKQELEKIKKIRALQRTKRESSGIPRVSLVGYTNVGKSTLRNLLVDMYPSDNTVKKEAVFAENMLFATLDATTRTMILPDKRITALTDTVGFVRKLPHDLVEAFKSTLEEVIFSDLLVHLVDASSDTVIQQIKSVENVLTELGAFDKPTILALNKCDVATEEQIAKLKELYSHMEIVEISAKNEVNIDLLLDRVTEALPRTMKKIELLIPYSESSINAYLHRNAIIESESYEGEGTLVVATVSDEVYNKCSKFIIKEI